The sequence below is a genomic window from bacterium.
GTACTGGCCCGCGTCGCCCACGCACGTCGTCCCGGAGCGGAGGAGCTGTCGGATGCCGTCGTCGAAGCACTGGCGGCGCCCGGCGGGCGTGAGCGACCGCCGGTGGTTCCAGCCCAAGGTGAGCCAGTCGAAGAATTCGAGAGACTCGCCGGAAGCGGTTTTTCCGTCGAAATTCATGAGGTCCAGGTGCGTGTGGGCGTTGACGAGTCCGGGCATCAAGACCGCGTGAGAATAGTCCTCGCGCTCGGCCGAGGGGTATTCGGACAGCAGCTTGGCGGCGGGACCGACATCCACGATCCGGCCGTCTTCAATGACCACGACGCCGTCCGGGATCGGTTTCTGGGAAATGGGCAGGATAAAAGGGGCTCGCAGCGCTCTCACGTTGGGAGACTTTTTATCTTAGGTGCGATGGAAAGACAATCGGCATTAAGACCCTCAGGCAAGGGACACACTTTATGACCTTGGTTCCTATTATGGGCCCATA
It includes:
- a CDS encoding amidohydrolase family protein encodes the protein MRALRAPFILPISQKPIPDGVVVIEDGRIVDVGPAAKLLSEYPSAEREDYSHAVLMPGLVNAHTHLDLMNFDGKTASGESLEFFDWLTLGWNHRRSLTPAGRRQCFDDGIRQLLRSGTTCVGDAGQY